The DNA segment GTGAAGAGCAAGCAAAGTGTGGCCAAGCGAGCTACTACCCATCCGAGTACGCCTGCTACAACAATAAGACACTCTGCCCGATTACGTTCAGCTTGCCGACCAAGCCCTGCGGTGGGGGCTGCTACTCGCCAGAGCAGTACTCATGTGAAGACGAAACGATCAAGGAACTGCCTGAAGCGACGAGCCCCTTCACCCTTACGTTTTCAGGCGTGCGCAAGACTTTCCAGAACCTGAACGTCAAGGCCTGCGGGAGATACCTTGCTGTGGGCGCCAACGCTAGAGAGTGTCATGCTTGCACTGCGGCCGGTGGCACAAACTGCGGGACCTACCAGAACTCGACGGTGCTGCTTCCTGGTGGGCAAATGGTCTGTTTTTCCTTGATATTCCAACCTGAGTAACGATTCTAACACAATGATACAGGCTTCCGACGTTCCCGGCCACCAGTACTGGTACATCAACCCAACCGACGGTATCCTACGATATACCGAAGCTCTCGCTGGTAACGCTTCGCTCTGGAACGCTACTATCCCTGGGAAGGAGTTCGCCGGTCAAAACGTCAAGGTCTACGAAAACGGACTGTTCACATGGACCCGAGAGGATGCCACGACACACTGGTGGATGGCTTGCTTGGTTACGCTgcctggtggtgctgttggaaCTGCCAGGTCGTGGCGCATCTATGCTCCCACTTACGTCAACATGGAGAGAGGAGACTGCGAGCTTGGGAGGATTTTCTCCAAGGCGGTGGATAGGAAGGCGGGGGTGTACAAGTACCCATGATACAATAGCCATTGGGAAAGTTCCACCAAGACGGAGGAACAACACTGGGACTGGTGAACATTGAAGCGCCTTTTGCTCATTGCCAAGTACGAGGTTGTCTGTTCGGATGTATATATGACAAGACTTACTTTGTGCATAGatagaaaaagagagagataATATCAGACGGTCTTAATTCGCCATGGGGTGgcagttggtgatgatggttgtggtctACCCAGTTGCATGTGCGTCGGGAGAGATATTTATCTTTCCTGCGGGCCAGCCCGGTGGGTGATTCACATGATCGGAGTCACTAGTTGTTGAGAGATAAGCGTTTACGCTATTTGCTCATGTTCTTTGAGTAGGTAAGTTTAGGTTACGCCTTCATTCAGCCACACCGAAGGTTACCACAACCATGGCTTGCCATTTGTACGAgggcaccctcaccacaaaatagTTCACACAAGTAAGTTAACCCATACTATACTGTGAACTACCTTATGCCTCAACTGTTAATTGATAGGCCTTTAAACGATCTTGCAAGACCTGTTAACTATCTTTGAGGCCTATGGACTGTCCTTTAAGGAACCTCCTTTACTCTctcaattattttgtggtaggggtggaggggtaaCCAACACTAACCTCATCGGTCACTGAGGGGCGAATGAGAGGTATGATTGGAGGCAAGGTTGGAGTATGGGGTCACGGAGATAATAATGGCCGTGGGGATTATGTTTTCCGGCGCCCAGCATCTTATACTCCTTCCCGAATCTTCAAGTGGCCTCACTAACAGGAAAACCACAGACTTCCCCTTTTCTCAACAGACCTCACCCTTCGACGATCGACAACCACATAATTACCCTCCCAGAATCTTCAAAATGAAGACAGGCCCAACCTTCCCCATCGaaaccaccgccctcctcgttCCATCCCCCGGTTCACCCTTCACCATATCCCCCGTCCTCATACAAAACCTCCGCCCAAACGAACTTCTAGTTGAGATAAAATACTCCGGCCTATGCCACACCGTaacccctcttcccctgtCCCCTCATTGCTCGCAAGCACTAATCACCAACGCCAggacttcctcctccgcgacGGCGCCCTCCCAAAAGTAAcctacccctccatcccaggCCACGAAGGCACAggcaccatcctcgccatcggTCCCGCGGTCAAGAACCGTTCCCTTTCTATAGGAGATGAcgtcctcctcagcttcacCTCCTGCAATGAATGCCACCATTGCCTGGAGCAATCCCCCTCGACAAAATGCAAGCTCATGCCACCGCTTAACCTGTCGTCTGTTCGCGACGATGGGACAACGGCATACC comes from the Podospora pseudocomata strain CBS 415.72m chromosome 5, whole genome shotgun sequence genome and includes:
- a CDS encoding hypothetical protein (EggNog:ENOG503P6FS; COG:S; CAZy:CBM52) produces the protein MAKHHCPEVNLPPQALVLSVTPKPVSMAVKRVVAVLALATSFLATSVLGEEQAKCGQASYYPSEYACYNNKTLCPITFSLPTKPCGGGCYSPEQYSCEDETIKELPEATSPFTLTFSGVRKTFQNLNVKACGRYLAVGANARECHACTAAGGTNCGTYQNSTVLLPGGQMASDVPGHQYWYINPTDGILRYTEALAGNASLWNATIPGKEFAGQNVKVYENGLFTWTREDATTHWWMACLVTLPGGAVGTARSWRIYAPTYVNMERGDCELGRIFSKAVDRKAGVYKYP